The following are encoded together in the Silurus meridionalis isolate SWU-2019-XX chromosome 2, ASM1480568v1, whole genome shotgun sequence genome:
- the prmt9 gene encoding protein arginine N-methyltransferase 9 has translation MPNSGSSNSNGAAVKGKRSRRRSRAPREDPARNELVSNSLQSAQHCLLQQDHGTAFVHFLLALNLAPALKDLARESFRFTLLKWADELDGVGRIQELFDCYEQALELFPKDEVIVNSMGEHLFRMGFRDEAAAHFYKALKLKPDFPEAKENFYRVANWLVERWHFLMLNDNGRNRKYQLAIQRAVQDGCRSVLDIGTGTGILGMCAKKAGAREVYACELSKTMYELACEVVTANDMADSIKILHKKSLEMEIPRDIPHRVSLVVTETVDAGLLGEGIVESLIHAWKHLLLPPPNSEDVPVSIPSRTGRVIPAGATVFAMAVECPEIRRHHRLCVRAVGGLDLAAAGPIRGPVKCSGDADESSEPYTTERLSRLPGGFTALTEPCRVMSINFNNPQELEGLCLREAAQLRVPLIKDGDVDALAVWFQLHLDQENSISTGPDEDTCWEQAIYPVPSHYSVKCTDELLVEVSCRDAYLRVSCTGVTSGSQTPHMDEAASAEVPSNPELELCSALAGLQTDHELPAQPFLLECSEIALLNNANYHECFQEALAKLFSFFQSRQSEVIEESGSSLGPLYVLDVSEGFSVLSLMAARLAPVRAYSSVEKQQHQALLRLLARENGVRVDALEFWLGHVEDDSAVLQRPDSEKLWSAIMLDCVEICGLLRQNLMEKATFARCLLEDGGRIFPERIVIHGVLVESDTLLQESAVQGTEPTLGFNIAPFINQFTVPVHVFLDLSTLECTRLSAPAEMFVLDLMDSSKNYSCRDVRVRVNASGRVTAIPFWYHIYLDSDIFVSTFRPDSHWKQVAVILQHPLVVSAGDWVRLCVSFHKSSISMTAVREERKEETAVH, from the exons ATGCCTAACAGCGGCAGCAGTAACAGCAATGGAGCAGCGGTGAAGGGGAAGAGGAGCAGGCGCCGCAGCAGAGCTCCGAGAGAAGATCCGGCGAGAAACGAGCTCGTCTCCAACTCTCTCCAAAGCGCACAGCACTGCCTCCTCCAGCAAGATCACGGAACCGCCTTCGTCCACTTCCTCCTGGCCCTAAACCTCGCTCCGGCTCTGAAAGATCTGGCAAGA GAGTCCTTTAGGTTCACGCTCTTGAAATGGGCCGACGAGCTGGACGGAGTCGGGCGCATCCAGGAGCTCTTCGACTGCTACGAGCAAGCGCTGGAGTTGTTCCCTAAAGACGAGGTGATCGTCAACAGCATGGGCGAGCACCTGTTCAG GATGGGTTTCAGGGACGAGGCGGCGGCGCATTTCTACAAAGCCCTGAAACTGAAGCCGGACTTCCCCGAAGCCAAGGAGAACTTCTACAGGGTGGCTAACTGGCTGGTGGAGCGCTGGCACTTTCTAATGCTCAACGATAACGGGCGAAATCGCAAGTACCAGCTCGCTATCCAGAGGGCGGTACAGGACGGCTGTAGGAGCGTTCTGGATATCGGGACCGGCACGGGTATCCTCGG GATGTGCGCGAAGAAAGCGGGCGCGAGGGAAGTGTACGCCTGCGAGCTGTCGAAGACCATGTACGAGCTGGCGTGCGAGGTGGTCACGGCCAACGACATGGCGGACAGCATCAAGATCCTACACAAGAAATCGCTTGAGATGGAAATCCCGAGAGACATTCCCCACAG GGTGTCTTTGGTCGTCACGGAAACGGTGGACGCCGGGTTGCTCGGAGAGGGAATCGTTGAGAGTTTGATTCACGCCTGGAAGCATCTGCTCTTACCGCCGCCT AACTCTGAAGACGTTCCAGTTTCCATTCCTTCCCGAACGGGGCGAGTCATTCCCGCCGGCGCCACCGTGTTCGCAATGGCCGTGGAGTGCCCCGAGATCCGCAGGCACCACAG gctgtgtgtgagagcagtAGGGGGACTTGATCTGGCTGCAGCAGGACCCATCCGCGGTCCTGTAAAGTGTTCGGGGGACGCAGACGAGTCGTCAGAGCCGTATACCACAGAGAGACTTAGCCGTCTGCCTGGAGGCTTCACTGCCCTCACTGAGCCCTGCAGAGTGATGAGTATAAACTTCAACAAcccacag GAGCTGGAAGGCCTGTGTCTGAGGGAAGCAGCTCAGCTTCGCGTGCCACTGATAAAGGACGGAGATGTTGACGCACTGGCCGTGTGGTTTCAGCTGCACCTGGACCAGGAGAACAGCATCTCTACCGGCCCGGACGAGGACACGTGCTGGGAGCAGGCCATCTACCCAGTCCCGTCTC ACTACAGTGTGAAGTGCACCGATGAACTGCTGGTGGAAGTTTCCTGCAGAGACGCTTACCTGAGAGTATCCTGCACTGGGGTAACAAGCGGCAGCCAAACGCCCCACATGGATGAAGCTGCCTCTGCTGAAGTGCCTTCAAATCCTGAACTGGAGCTCTGCAGTGCTCTGGCTGGCCTCCAGACGGACCATGAGCTTCCAGCTCAGCCGTTTTTGCTGGAGTGTTCTGAAATCGCTCTCCTCAACAACGCCAATTATCACGAGTGCTTCCAGGAAGCACTGGCCAagcttttttccttcttccaaTCACGTCAGTCAGAAGTCATAGAGGAATCAGGTTCCTCCTTAGGTCCGCTGTACGTGCTGGACGTCTCTGAAGGTTTCTCAGTGCTCTCTCTGATGGCAGCGCGATTAGCACCGGTGCGAGCCTACAGCTCGGTGGAGAAGCAGCAGCATCAGGCTCTGCTGCGGCTCCTGGCACGGGAAAACGGAGTACGCGTGGATGCGCTCGAGTTCTGGCTCGGCCATGTGGAAGACGACTCAGCTGTCCTGCAGAGGCCCGACTCGGAAAAGCTGTGGAGCGCCATCATGCTGGATTGCGTGGAGATCTGTGGCCTGCTCAGACAAAACCTCATGGAGAAGGCCACGTTCGCTCG gtgtCTCCTGGAGGACGGCGGCCGCATTTTCCCCGAGCGCATCGTGATCCACGGCGTGCTGGTGGAATCGGACACACTGCTGCAGGAGAGCGCGGTGCAGGGAACAGAACCCACGCTGGGCTTTAACATCGCCCCTTTCATCAACCAGTTCACC GTGCCCGTTCACGTGTTTTTGGACTTGTCCACGCTGGAGTGCACGCGTCTCAGCGCGCCGGCCGAGATGTTCGTCCTCGACCTCATGGACAGCAGCAAGAACTACAGCTGCAGAGACGTCCGG GTTCGAGTGAATGCTTCTGGCAGGGTCACAGCCATCCCCTTCTGGTACCACATCTACCTGGACTCCGATATATTTGTGAGCACGTTCAGGCCGGATTCACACTGGAAGCAGGTGGCCGTGATCCTGCAGCACCCCCTGGTGGTCAGCGCAGGTGACTGGGTCAGACTGTGTGTCTCTTTCCACAAGAGCAGCATTTCTATGACAGCTGTCAGAGAGGAGCGAAAGGAGGAAACTGCAGTTCATTAA